The Treponema sp. Marseille-Q3903 genomic interval GCATCCGGATCAATCTGTACGAGAGCACGGGAAATACCATGCAGACATGCTGCTGCCTGTCCGTTCAAACCGCCGCCTTCTACATTGATTAAAATATCATATTTTGCACCCATTGAAGTTACAAGCAAAGGCTGCTGAACAACTTTTATCTGTTCTTCTGTTACAAAATAATCTTTCAAATCTTTACCGTTTACAACAATCTTTCCAGAACCGTCGCGAACAAAAACGCGAGCTGAAGCTGTCTTTCTTCTTCCTGTACCAATAGCAATATTTTTTACCATTTTCTAACCTCTGAATTAAAGTTCTACCGGCTGTGGATTCTGAGCAACGTGTGGATGTCCAGCACCAGCATAAATTTTTACGCAATCCATCATCTTGCGGCCAAGACGACCGTTTGGAAGCATTCCGGCAACAGCGAGTTCCATCGGTTTTGAAGGATGTTTAGCCAACAATTTTTCATACGTGTGAGCACGAAGCCCACCAACAAATCCTGTATGATGATAGTAAATCTTCTTCTGTTCTTTTCCACCAGTAACCAATGCTTTTTCAGCGTTGATGATAACTACAAAGTCACCCATAAGCTGGTTTTTTGTGAATGAAGGTTTGTTTTTACCACGTGCAATATAAGCAGCTTTTGCAGCTACACGTCCAAGTGGTTTTCCGGCTGCATCGATTATGTACCATTTGCGAGCCTGTTCGTATTCTTTGACGAAAATAGTTTCCATGATATACCTTACTAAAAATAAAAGTTTATCTGCAATTTAAAATCTTTGCATCTGATTTAAAACTGCAAAGGATTTTAGATGAGCGGTCAAAAATCCTTTAACGGGTAGAATATAATATCAAAAATTAAGGATAAATGTCAATTGCCTATGTTTTTTTGTCATCAATCCGTGATATTTTAGAAATAGATTTTTTGAAAATAAATTATCGTTCTTCAGCTTCGGAAGATTCAATTTTTTCGTTTTCTTCTTTTTTTGCCTCTCGTTTGTCTTTTACATCAGCAGCTCCGATAAACAAACAGATTAAACCGACGAACGCAGCCAAAACAGGAAGCCCGCCTTTTAAAAAAGCAATCACTTCCTGACCCCAGTTGAGCGGACACATCGGAA includes:
- the rplM gene encoding 50S ribosomal protein L13, which codes for METIFVKEYEQARKWYIIDAAGKPLGRVAAKAAYIARGKNKPSFTKNQLMGDFVVIINAEKALVTGGKEQKKIYYHHTGFVGGLRAHTYEKLLAKHPSKPMELAVAGMLPNGRLGRKMMDCVKIYAGAGHPHVAQNPQPVEL
- the rpsI gene encoding 30S ribosomal protein S9; translated protein: MVKNIAIGTGRRKTASARVFVRDGSGKIVVNGKDLKDYFVTEEQIKVVQQPLLVTSMGAKYDILINVEGGGLNGQAAACLHGISRALVQIDPDARTSLKANGYLTRDSRMVERKKYGQKGARRRFQFSKR